GCTGAACGGTGCGCCTTCGGCCGTACCTTGGATTTCGATGATTTTGCCGGATGCGGTCATGATGATGTTGACATCACTGTCGCAGCCTGAATCTTCGGGATAGTCCAAATCCAAAAGTGGTACACCGCCCACCACGCCGGCGGAAACGGCGGCAACGGCTTCTCGGATGGGATTTTCGCTGATAAGGCCGTCTGAAAGGAGTTTGTCTACGGCGATTTGCAGGGCAACGTAGGCACCGGTAATGGAAGCGGTACGCGTGCCGCCGTCGGCTTGGATGACGTCGCAGTCAATCAGGATTTGGCGTTCGCCAAGTTTTTCCATATCGACAACGGCGCGCAGCGAGCGGCCGATCAGACGTTGGATTTCTTGTGTGCGGCCGGACTGTTTGCCTGCGGCGGCCTCACGGCGCATACGGGAGGCGGTGGATGCCGGCAACATACCGTATTCGGCAGTCACCCAGCCTTGTTCTTTACCGCGCAGGAACGGTGGGACATTTTCATCGATGGAGGCGGTGCAAATTACTTTGGTGTTGCCGCACTCAATGAGGCAGGAGCCGTCGGTGTGGGGGAGGAAATTGGGGGTGATTTTAATGTTGCGCAGGCTGTCGGCGGCGCGGCCGGTGCGGGTGTAGTCGCTCATGATGATCCTTTGGGGCGGAATGAAAAATAGGTTGCCTTGAATTATAGAGGAATTTGGCATCAAAGGCCGTCTGAAAATCGTCGGTCGGGTGTGTTATAGTGTCCATACTTTCACTCGTATTTGGAAACGGAGTAAAACCATGGCTACAAGACGAACTATTCAAATCCACAGCATGACCGGCTTTGCCAATGCCGCAGGCGAATGTGGCGGCAAGCGGATTAATTTGGAAATCCGCGCAGTCAACCATCGTTATTTGGATGTCCAATTCCGTATGCCGGAAGAGTTGCGCTATTTGGAAGGCGCATTGCGCGAACAGATTGCCGCAGCTGTGGCGCGCGGTAAACTGGAGTGCCGCGTTCAGCTGCAAGATGCGGCTTCGGGCGGACAGGCTTTGGAAGTCAATCAGGATTTGGTCGCACAACTGGCGCATTTGAACAAAGAATGGCGCAAGGAACACAATTTCGGCAAGCTGAGCGTGGCCGACGTTTTGCGTTTCCCCGGCGTTTTGGCAGGTCAGAGCGAAGACTCCGAGGCCTTGGCGAAAGGTGTCAAAGATTTATTGACCAGCGCTTTGAAAGAGTTCACAGCCGCCCGCAAACGCGAGGGCAAAAAACTGGGTGAGCACCTGCTGCAACGTCTGGACGGCATGGAAGAGATTGTGGATGCTTTGAACGAATTGTTCCCAAGTCTACTGCAGGCGCATATGGACAAAGTCAAAACCCGTTTGGCAGAAGCCGTCGGCAATATCGACAACGACCGTTTGCAACAGGAATTTGCTTTATTCATCCAAAAATCCGATGTGGATGAGGAATTCAGCCGTTTGCGCACCCATATCGCCGAAGTGCGCCGCATCGTTACCGAAGGCAAGGGCAGCGTAGGCAAACGTTTGGATTTCCTGATGCAGGAGCTCAACCGCGAAGCCAACACTTTGGGCAGCAAGGCCATCGCCGCCGAATGCACGCAAGCGTCGGTTGAACTGAAAGTCTTGATCGAGCAAATGCGCGAACAGGTTCAAAATATCGAATAAATTGATAATGAACGGATAAAACAAGGCCGTCTGAAAAAGTTTTCAGACGGCCTTTTATCAATCAATTCCAAGTAAACAAAGAGATTCAGGCATGATCATTAAAGGCAAGCTGATTTTTGCGATGGATTATAAAGCGGAGGCACAAAATCCGCTTATTGGCAAAAAAGAGAAATTCTTAACCAATATAGTTAATGTTGATGACCCAAACCGGATAATAAGTTTGAATGCGATTGAACTGTTATGGAAAAAGCCGTAAAGCATTTTGCCTGATTCGAACAGGATCACACGGGGGCTTGTGCCACCGCTCCCTTTCCATTTGGTAACCCATGCTTTACGGCTTTGTTAAAGACAATATACTGATGGTCAAGATAAAAATCAACATAGATGCTCTGCAAAAAGCTTAAATGCTATTGCACAGCGTACAAGTAATACCCAACCATTGATGACG
This genomic interval from Neisseria sp. Marseille-Q5346 contains the following:
- the rph gene encoding ribonuclease PH, which translates into the protein MSDYTRTGRAADSLRNIKITPNFLPHTDGSCLIECGNTKVICTASIDENVPPFLRGKEQGWVTAEYGMLPASTASRMRREAAAGKQSGRTQEIQRLIGRSLRAVVDMEKLGERQILIDCDVIQADGGTRTASITGAYVALQIAVDKLLSDGLISENPIREAVAAVSAGVVGGVPLLDLDYPEDSGCDSDVNIIMTASGKIIEIQGTAEGAPFSIEELGKLIALAHKGIAELVQHQQAALLAL
- a CDS encoding YicC/YloC family endoribonuclease, whose translation is MATRRTIQIHSMTGFANAAGECGGKRINLEIRAVNHRYLDVQFRMPEELRYLEGALREQIAAAVARGKLECRVQLQDAASGGQALEVNQDLVAQLAHLNKEWRKEHNFGKLSVADVLRFPGVLAGQSEDSEALAKGVKDLLTSALKEFTAARKREGKKLGEHLLQRLDGMEEIVDALNELFPSLLQAHMDKVKTRLAEAVGNIDNDRLQQEFALFIQKSDVDEEFSRLRTHIAEVRRIVTEGKGSVGKRLDFLMQELNREANTLGSKAIAAECTQASVELKVLIEQMREQVQNIE